The DNA window CGTCCGCCGAAAAGCCCTGGTCGCGAAAGACGGTGAAGCCTTCCTTCAGGCTCAGCTGGAACCAGTCGCGGCAGGTGACCCGGTTGCCGGACCAATTGTGGAAATATTCGTGAGCAACGACCCGAGCGATATTGTCGAAGTCGCCATCCGTCGCCGTCTCCTGGTCGGCGAGCACATAAGCCGAGTTAAAGACGTTGAGGCTCTTGTTCTCCATCGCCCCCATGTTGAAGTCGCTGACCGCGACGATGTTGAACTGGTCGAGGTCATATTCGCGGCCATAGACGTCCTCGTCCCACTTCATCGAAAGCTTAAGGCTGTCCATCGCGTGTTGCGTGCGCGGCAGGTCGGCTTCGCGGACCCAGATCGCGAGATCGACCTTGCGGCCGCTCATCGTCGTGAAGCTGTCGCGGTTGGCTTTCAGGTCGCCGGCAACCAACGCGAAAAGGTAGCAGGGCTTTAGGAACGGATCGTCCCATTCCGCCCAGTGGCGTCCGCCGCCGCTCTCGCCCGAGGCGACGCGGTTCCCGTTCGACAGGAGCACCGGAAAGCGGCTCGCGTCGCCTTCCATCCGCACGCGATAGCGCGACAGCACGTCAGGCCGGTCCGGGAAGAAGGTGATGCGGCGGAAGCCCTCTGCCTCGCACTGCGTGCAGAGCATGCCGCCCGACGCGTAGAGGCCCATCAGCTTGGTGTTCGCCGCGGGATGGATGTCGACCACCGTTTCGATCGTCGCGCGGTCACCGGCGACCTCGACGACCAGTTGTTCGCCTTCGAGGCGATGGTCGGCTGCCTCACCGTCGACAGTGACGGACACGAGCTGCAACTCGTCGCCGTCGAGGCGCAGCGGCTGGTCGTGATCGCCGTTCCTGACCACCTGGAGCGTGGCGCGCACGCGGGTACGGTCGGCGTCGAGCGCAAAGTCGAGGCTGATCTCCGGGACCAGCCAGTCCGGCGGCCGGTAATCCTCACGACGTATGGTCGTGTGGGTTGGCGAGGGCGGGGCTTCGGGCGCAACTTGCGCGTCGGGAATGGTGGTGCGGACGTCGAGCATGAATGGCAGGTAGGCGTGAAGCGAAGCCGCCTCAACCCGGCGGGAGCCGTTGCGCCGCAAAGCCGTTATGATCCGCGCATCCCAAAGGAGGAACGACTCATGAGCAGCCTCGACCAGATTCGCGAGCATATGGAGATCATCGGAGCAGACGGCGCGCACCTCGGCACCGTCGATCGGGTCGAAGGCGATCGCATCAAGATGATCCGCAACGACAGCGGCGTCGCTCATGGAGACCACCACCATTATGTTCCGGCCGGTCTCGTCGCGGAGGTCGAAGGAGAGCAGGTCCGCCTGAGCGCCAATGCCGACGTCGTCGCTGCCTTGTTCGAAGAGGAACCGGGCGGAGAGCCGATCGGCTGACGCGCCAAGGCACTTGATGCTTGCCTCCTGTTCGGCTGGAATGCCGGGCAGGGGGGAAAACCGATGCGCACATCAATGATCATGCTGGGCGCCGCCGTGGCGGTCCTTGCCGGCTGCGGCCAGCAGGCCGAAAGCCCGGACAGCAACACTGCTGCGAAGAAGACTGCGCCCAAGAAGGAGCGGCCGCCTTACTGCTTCTTCAAGGCCACCGAGATGAAGGACTGGAAGGCGAAGCGGGACAAGAGCGGCAATGTCGTCGTCTCCGCGACGCTTTACCGATCCGATCCAGCCTACAAGGCGCTGCTGTCGCCGGCGACGATCGCCGGTGCATCGGCTGAGATCCGGCCGACGATCACCGTCAACGATACGGGCTATGCGGCGCCCGGCAATTGGTGGGCCGTCAGCCAGACCATCCCCGGGAGCGCAGCAGTCACCAAGGTTACGGTCTTGTGTGGCGAGAAGACCACGAAGGAGCTGTCGGTACCGCGCCGGAAATAAGCGGCGGAATGTTGCCGAGCTTATTGAGAATAGGGGAAAAAGAGCGCACCTTTGCTGCATGGAGCGGCATGGACTGACAGAGTCGGGGGCGGGCAAGTGGACGCGGCCCGACGACTATCTCGAAGCACTTGCCCGCAAGCGCACCGCGCGGAAAGCGGCGTCGCCGCACGCCGGCCGAACGGAACCGGAAGCGCCGCAGCTGATGATGTCGACCGTGCCGTTCCTGGCGCTGATCGCCTTTCTCGGCGTGTTGACGATCGGAATCGTCATCGCCGCTTTCCCGGGATCGCAACCGCTGCCGCGCCCACCGCAAGTCGCCGCCAAGCAGGTCGGCGTCGCCGCGAAGGGATGGCTTCAGGAAGCCGAGAAGGACTTCCACAAGTAACCGCTGGTGGTGCCGTTCACCTGCCCGCAATCCGCAGCGAGGAAGGGGTGAGCCGATGATCGCCGTCGCGCTCCTGTTCCTGGCGCAGGCCGCTCAGGCGGCTCCTGAGCCCGCCGCAACGCCGCCGCGCGAGCCGCGCTGCGGCGTGCCGACCGGCGAGAATGCGATCGTCATCTGCGCCGAGCGGCCGGAGGGTTACCGCCTCAATCCTGACATCCTTGAAGCCAAGCGGCTCAAGAAGAGCCGGAACGCCGGCAGGCCACGTCCGAACAATCCAAGCTTGCGTCCGGATTGCGCAACGGTCGGTCCTGCGCCCTGCGTCATGGCTGGCCTCAACCTGATCGGCGCCGCGCTCACGGCCGTGCAGATGGCCAAGCGCGCCGCCGAAGGTAAAGAGGTCGGAAGCATGTTCGTCACCGACCCGCAGCTCAGCGAATACCAGCTTTACGAGATCGCCAAGGCGGAGCGCGAAGCGAAGGAGGCGGAGCAAGCGGCGGCGAAGGCAAAGGCAGCAGCGCAAGCAAAAGCCGCCGGCAAGTAACCCGTCGTCAACCGTCGGCGGTTATTGACCGCTCTCGTGAGCAAGTCGTTCAACAAGAAGACCGTCGAACTGGCCCAGCAGCCGTCGCGGATCCGGCGGGAGCCGCCGGTGCAGATCGTCCAGAAGGCGGTCCGCGCCTATCCGACCGAGCGTGAGGTGTGGACCGTGGTGATCGGCGTCATCCTGTTCGCCATCGCCATCTCGATCATCATGGTCGGCGTCAGCGACGCGACCGCGAACTAGCTACTTCCACAGCTGCATCGAGCGGATCGCGGCCGGCAGCTGCGGGTCCATGTCGGCGCGGCTGATCGTTCGCTGGACCAGACGCCACCCGCGGCGGACTCGTCCGCGGCGCCAGACATCGGCGACCCACATCGCGCCAGACACGTCCTTGCCGTCGAGCGTCGCCTTGAGCTCAAGCGGAGCGGCGAACAGTGCGACGGTGCCGAGGTCGCGGACGACGACATCGCCGAAGCTGTAGGCCGAGCAGTCGTAGCGCTTGCCCGCGGCTTCGAGGAAGCTCGGACGGTCGAGGATCGCCGGCGGCTTCGACCCGGTCAGCAGCAGGAAGTCCTTCGACGTCAGCGACTTCAAGGTCTTCAGGTCGCGGTTGACCCAGGCGCGCATCCAGCGGTGCTCGAGCGTTTCGATGGTGGCGGAAAGGTCGGCCATCGCCGCCGCCTAGCCCAGGCGGACACGCGAATCGAGGCTTAACGCGCGGCGTTGATCCAGAAGCTGTAGCCGAAGGCGACGAGCATCAGTGCGCCAAGCAGCGCGACGTAGCGGTAACGCTTGTTCATGGCCGTACGCCGTACGCGAGGCGGCGGTCCAGTCCATCACCTAGGTTAGACCGGCCAGCGTCCGCTTCTCGCTACCACAGCGGTCTGGCGGGCCTGTGCCGCTCGCGAACGACTTCGCCGGCGATGAGGTGCGCCTTGAGCTTGCGGGTCATGATGCCCGCGCCTTCGCTGCTCTTGCAGACGAGGCGGACGCCGCCGGAGGGCAGGCGCTCGATCGCCGAAATGCCGACCTGTTCGGCAAGGCATTTGGCAACGACCTGACCTTCATCGAGGTCGACGAGGAGGGCGCGGCTCATTTGGCATGTTCGTTCATGAAATTCCCTTTCGGCGGTGACAGGTCAGCGGCGCGTGCTGGCCGGATCGATGCGGCTGGCATCGACGTCGAACTGCTCTGCCACCACATTGAGCGCGGTTGTGCCCGCGGCGGTGCGGGCGCGCTTCGACAGGCGGCGGCAGGAAGCGGCCTGCTCGCGAAGTCCGTCAGCCGCCTCCTCGCGGCTCATCGGCGCCTTCATGCCGCTGCCAGCGTCAGCCTTGCCGACGCGGCACGGCGGTCGCGGCGGATCGTCTCGATGCGCGCGCAATAGCCGTGGGCTAGGGCGAGATGGGCGGAGCGCGACGGTTCGCAGGCGGCGCGCGCGGCCATCATCAGCGAACGGCCGCGGCGGTGATAAAGATAATTGAGGTCCACGTGCGGAGCTCCCGGTGCAGGTAAGCGGGAGCATGCCAGTCTCTCAGCCGCACAGGCTTACGATGGAAATCCGTGCGATTTGCCCTTGTAACACAGGTGGCCGCCGCGACCTAACGATCATCGCGCGCGAAGCACGATTTTCCTGCTTCACGAGCCGAGCCGCAACGGCGCACTGCCCAGCGAAACCTCAGTGATGACCGGCTTTTATCGTCGCAGCGGGCTGACGCTCGTGCCGGCGGACAAGCCGCTACGATTGCTAAACCTTGGCGTGCGACAAGACGCACCGGAAAAGCCTAGAACGGGGACGGAAAGCCGACATGCGAAGATGGTTGCTGCTGCCCATCGCAGCGCTCGTCAGCGGACCGATCGCGGCGCAGGAAGTTCCGCACGAGGGTCCGCCGCCGCCGATCGCGCCTCCCGAACCGCCGACGCCGCGCCCCAAGCCTTCGCCCGAACATCTGCGGCTGGGGCAGCAGCTTGCCGGCCTTATCGTCGACTCCGAGATTCACGAAGAGGTGATCCATACGCCGCCTCCCAAGCCGCACACCGGGCGCATCGTGGCTCGCCCGACTGCGCGGTGGAACGTCGCCTCGGCCGCGGCGGAAACCTATGCCGAACTTTATTCGATGGACGAGCTGAAGGCGATGATCGCCTTCTTCGAAAGCCCGGCCGGGCAGAAATATCTGAGCGCGCGGCGCGACGGCGTGGTAAGGGTCATGCACATCTTCCGCCAGCTGCCCTGGTACACGGACCTCTATCACGAAGCGTGCGGCGGGCAGGAATTCTGCCGATGGAAGCCCGGACAGTAGAGCTTTGTAGCGTCTATTCGGCCTTGCCGTGGGCGTAGCTGAGCACGCGGGACAGGCGCCATTTGCCGTCGGGGCCAAGGACCCAGACCATCGCGAACTTGGCGCGGCCGGCGAGCATTTCCTTCCCGTCGACGCCGTGGCGTTCGTAGACGAGGTGCTCGCCCACCTCCATGGCGCCCCAGCCAGGCACCGGATCGACGTGAAGCGAGCTGCGCACCAACTCGCGCCGGGTCCGCCATGCGGGGGGATCCTCGCGGTCGTGGCAGTTCTTGTTGAAGATGGCGACGAAGTCGTCGGCCTTGTGGACGTTGAACCCGCTCTTGTCGTGATAGAATTCGACATCGTCGGTCAGCCACTCGCGAAACCGCGGGATGTCGCAGCGGCCTTCAAAGAACAATTTGAAGAATTCGGCGTCGGCGGCGGCGATCTGCTGCTCCAGCTGCGCCTGCGGCGGAACGGTGACGGGAGCGGCAGCCGCCGCCGCGGCGGCGAGGATGGCGAGGAGTGTCATGCGTGTTAGTCGTATAATACAGTTGTGCGACGGTCAATCAGCGGTGCGGGCGGGGGATCGAGGCCGTTGCGAACGGCTGCACTGGGTCTTTTGCGGAGCCGTGCCAGCTTAGCGCTGGGGAACCGCTGGATGGAATCATCGTTGGCCGTGCCTAACAGGAGGAAGAATCATGAAACTCAAGGTCACCTATCTGGCCGCTGCGGCGCTCGTCACTGCGGCTGTTCCGGCCGTCGCCCAGGACACCGCGGATCCTGCAACCACGACCGTTCCGGCGGACGACAATGACGACGATGGCGGCAAGTGGGGCCTTTTGGGCCTGCTTGGCCTGGCCGGCCTGCTCGGCCTCAAGCGCCGCGATCGCGATGACCATCGCACCACTTCGACGACCGACCGCCGCTAAGTAAGCTGGACCGGTAGTTAGGGGCGGCCCGCCGTGGCCGCCCCTTTTTTGCGCCCTCGGCACGGCGGCCCTGCCGGCCGTTTCCGGATTGGCTCGCACTGCGGTATCCTTTCCCCGGCATCAGGGGGAGAGAGAAGATGTGGCTTGCACGAGCTTGGGTCTTCGGCGCGGCGATTGCGGCGGCGGCTTGTTCGCCGGCGGAGCAGCGGCACGAGGCCGCCGTCGATACCAAGGCCGAAGAAGCGAAGCTGATGCAGACCAGCCGCGACTGGTCCAAGCTTGCGGAGGCTGGAAAGGATGCGCAACGGGTCGCGGCCTATTGGGCGGACGATGCGGTGCTGATGCAGCAGGGCATGCCGACGCTGCGCGGGCAGGCCGCCGCGCGGGACATGGCCGAGCAGATGATCAAGATCCCCGGGTTCAAGATCAGCTGGGAGCCGATCGAGGCGCATGTCGCTGCGTCGGGCGACATGGGATATATCATCGAACGTAGCCGGGTGACGGAGCCGGACGCCAGTGGAAAGCCGGTCACGCACGAAATGCGGGCGCTGACCGTGTGGAAGAAGGACGCCAGCGGAAATTGGCGCAACGCCGCCGACATGTCGAACGCCGAGGTGAAGGGCTAATGTGCTAGCGGCCCGGCCGGTCAGGAAGGGAGTCGAAATTCGCGCATCCGCGACCGGCAGGAGCCTGCAAGCAGCCGCGCTGACGTTGATGCTGGCGGTGCTGGCGAACTGCGGCGCGCCGACGCGGCCGCCGCCGCCGCGGGCGACCTTCGCAGGGCTACCGATCAGCGGCAGCATCGAGGACGCGAAGCGGGCGGGCTTCACCAATTGCCTGCCCGACGAGCGGACCATGCGATGCCGCAGGAACGGAGTCACGCTGTTCGGCTTCGGCCCGTTCAATGCGGCGGTCGATCTCAACGGCCGCAACGGCGGCGGCGGGTTCGACCAGCTGACGATGTGGCATGACGCCAACCAGGACGCCTTCATCCCGCTGGGCACCGCGCTGGAACGGCAAGGCTGGACGATGTGCATGACGGGCGACGGAAACAAGGGCGACCAGGTGATCTACACCCGCCATGGCACCGACGTCAGGATCATGATGGACCTTAGCTATTGGGGGAAGCGGCGGCTGCGCCTGGTGCCGCCGTGGAACAAGCAGGACCGGGGCTGTTGAGAATTGGGGCGGAGCCGTGCGGCCCCGCCCCTTCATGCGCCTAGCGGTTGTCGAGCTGGGCGCGGACCGCTTCGAGGCCGCGGCGATTGGGAACCCCACAAAGTGGTACTTTGTGTGGGCCCCGGAGCGCACTGCCGCGGTCAGCGGTTGTCGAGTTGACTTCGCACAGCCTCAAGGCCGCGGCGGCTGATGCGGTAGGGGGCTCCGCCGGAGCTCGCGATCAGTTGGCGCTGCTTCAGCCGCTTGAACACGGGGAGCCGGCAATCGCCGAGCCGCCAGCCTTCGCGGGTGAAGCAGTCGACTTGCGTGATCTTGCCCGTCGACGGGCAGCGCCGGTGGACGATGCGTCCGCCCTGCGCCAGCGCGTGCAGCACGCGCTGTTCATGCTTCGAGATGTTCACTGGATGTCACCGTTCTGATGAATTCAGACGGCGTGGGGAGAGCGGCGGGCTTGGTCAGCCAGGCCGCATCGGCCACACGCGCGAACGGACAACACTGGCGCCGGAAGCCGGCGTCAGGTCCGTGTCAGCGTGCGGCAATCCCGGACATGAACCACTCCAAAGGTGTGCGGAGCGGGCGTTTAGGTGGGGGTGGGGTGGGCGTCAAGGCAGCAGAAGCAGGACTTTCAAGCTGCAATTTTCCTTAGCGTTCTAGCAAGGTAGGGGTCCAAGCAGCCGTAGCTCGCCGCACATCCTAGAAAGAAGTCGTCGGGGGAATGCATGATCCTTGCAGCCTCTCCCGCCCATCGCTGAGCCAGCGGCAGAAGGTAAGTCTTGCCCGATATCACTTGGCAGAGATCCGAATTGGCTACCCGTTTCTGAATAGTCCGCGCTCTGCTGATTATGGGCGCCCCCTTCGCCTTTATTTCTTGTTTGACCTTTGCGGCTTGGGCTCGCACACGGGCACTATCTGGAACCGTGACCCCACCTCGTTTCTGGGCCATTGACAGTACTCCGATGCTGGAGGTCTTCGCCTCACCATCAACTTCATGATGAATCGCATAGGCGAGGCTCAGCCAACGCAAAGTTGGTCCCCAAGTGCCTCCAAAGAAGGATTGGTATGATCGCGAGAGCGCGAGCAAATCTTTGTTGGGCCTATCTCCCGTTCTTCTGACTTGTGCACTGAAAGGTTTGCGAGATCGAACTCTTGAGGAATGACGGCCAAGACTTTGGTGATGTTCTCGATAATTGGCTCAACCCTTGAGCGGACAGCTTCAGCGCTTATCCCTTCAACGCGCGGAAAGCGGCGGAGCGCCTTTTGCGCCTTAGTCGGAAGAGCTCGTTCTTGCGCAGTTGGAACTTGGATCGACCCGAAACCCGAGTGCGTCGGAAGTGAGATCAGTGATAGCAAAAGATCTCTTAGGAACTCGCTTCTAAAAACACCTGTCCGGTTTTGAACGAGCGCATATCTATCTTCGGCGAGGCCGATGGCTTGCGAAAGGCTTGCCCCCAATACCGAACCGAAAACATTCCGCTTCCGACGCCGAGCGAATGATCTCGCTGCGTACCGACTGTCAGTGGCAGAGTCGGTCCGATACTGCCGGTCCAGACCCAAGTACATTGGCGTTGGAACAGTAGACAAAAAGGAGAAAACTGGATGACTTCCAAGTTGCACACGCAAGCTCGTGTAATATGACGAACGCGCTTCGCGCGACTCAGAACTAAACAGGTCCTCTTCGTACTTTACGTATTCAAATGGTTCTTTCACCCCGGAGCAGGATATAGAAACGACACCTTGATCGCTTTTCTGTGCTTTTACAAAACACTTTTTCGATCCCAGTTCGAAGTCGATTCGAATAGTCAAGAATGGTATATGCGCGAGAACTTGCAGATCTGGGGCAAGCAACGCGACGAGGGTCGCCAGTAGAGAAGTCTTACCAGTTCCGTTCACGCCTGTGATGAACGTGAGGTCGCCATTGAGTCTGACGTCGACTTGACGAGAGTGGTTGAGCCCGGCCGCCTGGTACCTCAAGAGCTTCATTAACTGTCTTCCTACTCCGCCCCCTCCGAACATTCCGGCGGCGCTGTGCGCCGCCGGAGCGTTTAAGTCCGCTCCGCCCTTATGGCGACTCGCCCAACGACCGTCATTCCGCCGCCACCCCAGCCGCCTCGAACATGTCCGGCCCGTCCGCCTTCGCGGCCGCCGCGCCATCGTTCGCCGCAGCCTCGGCCTTCGCCTTCTGCCTGCGGTCGAAATTGTCCCAAACGCTGTTCCAGTCGCCTCTTGTCGCGCCCTTTGAATATTCCGTCGCGCGGGTTTCGAAGAAGTTGGCGTGCTCGACGCCGTTGAGGAGCGGCGCGAGCCAGGGGAGCGGGTGCTCGTCGACCATGTAGACCGGCGCGAAGCCGAGCTGGCCCAGGCGCCAGTCCGCGATGTAGCGGATGTACTTCTTGATCTCCTTGGGTGTCATGCCGTTGACCGGACCCTGCTCGAACGCGAGGTCGATGAACGCATCTTCAAGCCGCACCGTCTTCTGGCAGACGTCGATGATGTCTTCCTTGACCGACTTGGTCAGGCAGTCGCGTTCCTTCACGAAGGTGTGGAACAGCTTGATGATGCCTTCGCAGTGAAGGCTTTCGTCGCGCACCGACCAGCTGACGATCTGGCCCATGCCCTTCATCTTGTTGAAGCGCGGGAAGTTCATCAGCATCGCGAAGCTGGCGAACAGCTGCAGCCCCTCGGTGAAGCCGCCGAACATGGCGAGCGTCTTGGCGATGTCCTCGTCCGTATCGACGCCGAAGGTGCTGAGGTAATCGTGCTTATCCTTCATCTCCTTGTAC is part of the Sphingomicrobium sp. genome and encodes:
- a CDS encoding DUF2171 domain-containing protein; its protein translation is MSSLDQIREHMEIIGADGAHLGTVDRVEGDRIKMIRNDSGVAHGDHHHYVPAGLVAEVEGEQVRLSANADVVAALFEEEPGGEPIG
- a CDS encoding nuclear transport factor 2 family protein yields the protein MADLSATIETLEHRWMRAWVNRDLKTLKSLTSKDFLLLTGSKPPAILDRPSFLEAAGKRYDCSAYSFGDVVVRDLGTVALFAAPLELKATLDGKDVSGAMWVADVWRRGRVRRGWRLVQRTISRADMDPQLPAAIRSMQLWK
- a CDS encoding DUF2059 domain-containing protein; its protein translation is MRRWLLLPIAALVSGPIAAQEVPHEGPPPPIAPPEPPTPRPKPSPEHLRLGQQLAGLIVDSEIHEEVIHTPPPKPHTGRIVARPTARWNVASAAAETYAELYSMDELKAMIAFFESPAGQKYLSARRDGVVRVMHIFRQLPWYTDLYHEACGGQEFCRWKPGQ
- a CDS encoding nuclear transport factor 2 family protein — its product is MTLLAILAAAAAAAAPVTVPPQAQLEQQIAAADAEFFKLFFEGRCDIPRFREWLTDDVEFYHDKSGFNVHKADDFVAIFNKNCHDREDPPAWRTRRELVRSSLHVDPVPGWGAMEVGEHLVYERHGVDGKEMLAGRAKFAMVWVLGPDGKWRLSRVLSYAHGKAE
- a CDS encoding WGxxGxxG family protein, translated to MKLKVTYLAAAALVTAAVPAVAQDTADPATTTVPADDNDDDGGKWGLLGLLGLAGLLGLKRRDRDDHRTTSTTDRR
- a CDS encoding DUF4440 domain-containing protein, which translates into the protein MWLARAWVFGAAIAAAACSPAEQRHEAAVDTKAEEAKLMQTSRDWSKLAEAGKDAQRVAAYWADDAVLMQQGMPTLRGQAAARDMAEQMIKIPGFKISWEPIEAHVAASGDMGYIIERSRVTEPDASGKPVTHEMRALTVWKKDASGNWRNAADMSNAEVKG
- a CDS encoding YjhX family toxin, which translates into the protein MNISKHEQRVLHALAQGGRIVHRRCPSTGKITQVDCFTREGWRLGDCRLPVFKRLKQRQLIASSGGAPYRISRRGLEAVRSQLDNR
- a CDS encoding ribonucleotide-diphosphate reductase subunit beta, with the protein product MPLLQASKTYKPFEYPWAFEYWKRQQQIHWMPEEVPLGEDCRDWAQKLDESERSLLTQIFRFFTQADVEVQDCYHDKYGRVFKPTEIKMMLTAFSNMETVHIAAYSHLLDTIGMPESEYSMFMQYKEMKDKHDYLSTFGVDTDEDIAKTLAMFGGFTEGLQLFASFAMLMNFPRFNKMKGMGQIVSWSVRDESLHCEGIIKLFHTFVKERDCLTKSVKEDIIDVCQKTVRLEDAFIDLAFEQGPVNGMTPKEIKKYIRYIADWRLGQLGFAPVYMVDEHPLPWLAPLLNGVEHANFFETRATEYSKGATRGDWNSVWDNFDRRQKAKAEAAANDGAAAAKADGPDMFEAAGVAAE